In one window of Epinephelus fuscoguttatus linkage group LG20, E.fuscoguttatus.final_Chr_v1 DNA:
- the LOC125880613 gene encoding uncharacterized protein LOC125880613, whose product MKAHWWSCVLGLLCMPAEVLLSTWTVSQDPLSISLMRVNSSAEITCSTSLTQPLGLYLHRRFYYKRDVLYLHLEKGLVTKNTTASEFVGRIHIAQNQQTEGGHGITLKLSLLGLVDTDLYYCSWKYFKSETSLVETLPSNGTIIIIRERDPQEHCRDHILDLIFIALSVTAFIVVLFLFIGALIVRCKRFKTQFRPARAAYPPRAAHPPRAAHPPRAAHPPRAHRPQHVCPQQQVQHCPYLVTSVDTLDFRGIL is encoded by the exons ATGAAGGCCCACTGGTGGAGCTGTGTGTTGGGACTACTCTGCATGCCTGCTGAGGTATTGCTCAGCACTTggacag TGTCTCAAGATCCCTTGTCCATCTCTCTAATGAGAGTCAACTCATCTGCTGAGATCACATGCTCCACATCATTGACTCAACCACTGGGCTTGTACCTGCACAGGCGTTTTTATTACAAAAGGGACGTACTGTACCTGCACTTGGAAAAAGGCCTGGTGACCAAGAATACCACGGCTTCGGAATTTGTTGGCCGAATCCACATAGCCCAAAACCAGCAGACGGAGGGTGGCCATGGGATCACACTGAAGCTTTCTCTGCTGGGGCTGGTGGACACAGACTTGTATTACTGCAGCTGGAAATACTTCAAATCAGAGACATCGTTGGTTGAAACCCTGCCCAGCAATGGcaccattattattatcagaG AGAGAGATCCCCAGGAGCACTGCAGGGACCACATTTTGGATCTCATCTTTATCGCCTTGAGTGTGACAGCATTCATTGTGGTATTGTTCCTCTTCATTGGAGCACTGATTGTGAGATGCAAACGT TTTAAAACGCAATTCAGACCAGCCAGAGCTGCATATCCACCCAGAGCTGCACATCCACCCAGAGCTGCACACCCACCCAGAGCTGCACACCCACCCAGAGCTCACAGGCCTCAGCATGTCTGTCCTCAGCAGCAAGTTCAACATTGTCCCTACTTAGTCACATCCGTAGATACTTTGGACTTCAGGGGCATTCTGTAA